From uncultured Roseateles sp., the proteins below share one genomic window:
- a CDS encoding glycoside hydrolase family 16 protein — protein sequence MNHLLTRRWPLTSLLAALCLGGCGSGGAAEAIAPPLPASDALALPPGYQLVWSDEFDKSGLPDPAKWAYDTGMNKQGWHNREQQYYSGPRAENAEVRDGRLVITARKEQMTAAADWGGQPYTSTRLLTAGKQDWAYGFFEIRAKLPCGRGTWPAIWMLGSQGDWPAGGELDIMEQTGKEPTKVFSTTHTTSGSGGNGAGAATQVTDACTAFHTYQMLWTAQQISFGIDGKTHFTYKNAGTGKAQWPFDAPQFLILNIAIGGDLGGPVDDSIFPVRMEVEYVRVYQPAK from the coding sequence ATGAACCATTTGTTGACCCGGCGCTGGCCCTTGACCTCGCTGCTCGCCGCGCTGTGCCTGGGTGGCTGCGGCTCCGGCGGCGCGGCCGAGGCGATTGCGCCACCGCTGCCGGCGTCCGACGCGCTGGCCCTGCCACCCGGCTATCAGCTCGTCTGGTCCGACGAGTTCGACAAGTCCGGTTTGCCGGACCCGGCCAAGTGGGCCTATGACACCGGCATGAACAAGCAGGGCTGGCACAACCGCGAGCAGCAGTATTACAGCGGCCCGCGGGCCGAGAACGCCGAGGTACGCGACGGCCGCCTGGTCATCACCGCCCGCAAAGAGCAGATGACGGCCGCCGCTGACTGGGGTGGTCAGCCCTATACCTCGACCCGGCTGCTGACAGCTGGCAAGCAGGACTGGGCCTACGGCTTCTTCGAGATCCGCGCCAAGCTGCCCTGCGGCAGGGGCACCTGGCCGGCGATCTGGATGCTGGGCAGCCAGGGCGACTGGCCGGCCGGTGGCGAGCTGGACATCATGGAGCAGACCGGCAAGGAGCCGACCAAGGTCTTCAGTACCACGCACACCACCTCGGGCAGTGGCGGCAATGGGGCGGGCGCGGCCACCCAGGTGACTGACGCCTGCACCGCCTTCCACACCTACCAGATGCTGTGGACGGCGCAGCAGATCAGCTTTGGCATCGACGGCAAGACCCACTTCACCTACAAGAACGCCGGCACCGGCAAGGCCCAATGGCCCTTCGATGCGCCGCAGTTCCTGATACTCAATATCGCCATTGGCGGCGACCTGGGCGGTCCGGTCGACGACAGCATCTTCCCGGTGCGCATGGAGGTCGAGTACGTGAGGGTGTACCAGCCGGCCAAGTGA
- a CDS encoding metallophosphoesterase produces MTGIWLLALLHLYIGWRVAPQLPGPLAAGAFIALLLLSLALIPAALLGRKARKRATADRWTWAGMLALGLFSMLLVLTLLRDLLLLAALPFALPPLAVPSAIAVPTLALLAALWGLVGARRTARVREVEVPIVGLPAALQGFTIAQITDVHVGPTVKRGYVQAIVESVNRLQADAVAVTGDLVDGRVADLQDDVAPLADLQSRHGTFFVTGNHEYYSGANEWTALLGSLGLRVLSNEHVVLQHDGAQLVMAGVADFSAHHFEPGQRSDPQRAMAGAPVSAGLRVLLAHQPRSAPAAADAGFDVQLSGHTHGGQFWPWNLFVPLQQPFTAGLHRLRQLWVYTSRGTGYWGPPLRLGAPSEITRLRFVRAVP; encoded by the coding sequence ATGACCGGAATCTGGCTGTTGGCCCTGCTGCACCTCTACATTGGCTGGCGTGTGGCGCCGCAGTTGCCGGGCCCGCTGGCCGCGGGGGCGTTCATCGCGCTGTTGCTGCTGTCGTTGGCCTTGATACCGGCGGCGCTGCTGGGGCGCAAGGCGCGCAAGCGCGCCACCGCCGACCGTTGGACCTGGGCCGGCATGCTGGCCCTGGGCCTGTTCTCGATGCTGCTGGTGTTGACGCTGCTGCGCGACCTGTTGCTGCTGGCTGCGCTGCCGTTCGCGTTGCCGCCGCTGGCCGTGCCCAGCGCCATTGCCGTACCAACCCTGGCCTTGCTGGCCGCGCTGTGGGGCCTGGTCGGCGCGCGGCGCACCGCCCGCGTGCGCGAAGTCGAGGTGCCCATCGTCGGCTTGCCGGCGGCGCTGCAGGGCTTCACCATTGCCCAGATCACCGATGTCCATGTCGGGCCGACCGTCAAGCGTGGCTATGTGCAGGCTATCGTCGAGTCGGTCAATCGGCTGCAGGCCGATGCAGTGGCCGTCACCGGCGATCTGGTCGACGGCCGGGTGGCGGACCTGCAGGACGACGTTGCGCCGCTGGCTGACCTGCAGTCAAGACATGGCACTTTCTTCGTCACCGGCAACCACGAGTACTACAGCGGTGCCAATGAGTGGACGGCCCTGCTCGGTAGCCTCGGCCTGCGCGTGCTGAGCAACGAGCATGTGGTGCTGCAGCACGACGGAGCCCAGCTGGTGATGGCCGGTGTGGCCGACTTCAGCGCCCACCACTTCGAGCCCGGCCAGCGCAGCGACCCGCAGCGGGCGATGGCCGGCGCGCCTGTGAGCGCCGGGCTGCGCGTCCTGCTGGCGCACCAGCCACGCAGCGCGCCGGCCGCCGCCGATGCGGGTTTTGACGTGCAGTTGTCCGGCCACACCCATGGCGGCCAGTTCTGGCCCTGGAATCTGTTCGTGCCGCTGCAACAGCCGTTCACGGCCGGCCTGCATAGGCTGCGCCAGCTGTGGGTCTATACCAGCCGCGGCACCGGCTACTGGGGTCCGCCGCTGCGCCTGGGTGCGCCATCGGAGATCACCCGGCTGCGTTTTGTCAGGGCGGTCCCTTGA
- a CDS encoding nuclear transport factor 2 family protein, translating to MKPISQTDRHVEVVQRYLSRLEASDVEAITALFAPKAKIYSPFLGWMDPRPFFIKVREASGQSRIETLDILVSAHGGPRAIAYFIYHWQLKDGADVHFNCVDVFDFDANGLIECMTIMYDTHPVRAQVGGKYG from the coding sequence ATGAAACCGATCTCGCAAACTGACCGCCATGTCGAGGTGGTCCAGCGCTATCTGTCGCGGTTGGAGGCCTCCGATGTGGAGGCCATCACCGCGCTGTTTGCGCCGAAGGCCAAGATCTACTCCCCCTTTCTGGGCTGGATGGACCCCCGGCCGTTCTTCATCAAGGTCCGTGAGGCCTCGGGGCAAAGCCGTATCGAGACGCTGGACATCCTGGTCAGCGCCCACGGCGGCCCGCGGGCGATTGCCTACTTCATCTACCACTGGCAGCTGAAGGACGGCGCCGACGTGCACTTCAACTGCGTGGACGTGTTCGACTTCGACGCCAATGGTTTGATCGAGTGCATGACCATCATGTACGACACCCACCCGGTGCGAGCCCAGGTGGGTGGCAAGTACGGCTGA
- a CDS encoding carboxymuconolactone decarboxylase family protein: MNEARLPWTQISSKSYQAMAGVSATLAKSSLGPQLVELVQSRVSQLNGCAFCLDMHTRILRETGEGWQRINSLSTWREVGLYSARERAALEWAEVLTRLADHGGQDTAFEALKLQFSDQEIVELSWTIALINGWNRMAIGMRAPVVEKPIE; encoded by the coding sequence ATGAACGAAGCTCGCCTCCCCTGGACCCAGATCTCGTCCAAGTCCTACCAAGCGATGGCTGGCGTCAGCGCCACCCTGGCCAAGTCCTCGCTGGGCCCGCAGCTGGTGGAACTGGTGCAGTCCCGCGTGTCGCAGCTCAATGGCTGCGCCTTCTGCCTGGACATGCACACCCGCATCCTGCGCGAAACCGGCGAGGGCTGGCAGCGCATCAACAGCCTGTCCACCTGGCGCGAGGTCGGCCTGTACAGCGCCCGCGAACGCGCCGCGCTGGAATGGGCCGAGGTCCTGACGCGGCTAGCCGATCACGGCGGTCAGGATACCGCCTTCGAAGCACTGAAGCTGCAGTTCAGCGACCAGGAGATCGTCGAACTGAGCTGGACCATCGCGCTGATCAATGGCTGGAACCGCATGGCCATAGGCATGCGTGCGCCGGTGGTCGAAAAGCCGATCGAGTAA
- a CDS encoding RNA polymerase sigma-70 factor, with amino-acid sequence MNDSTDTFKRQRPRLQAIAYRMLGSSAEAEEVVQDAWLRWHEADQASVENSEAWLVSVTTRIAIDRLRAAKIQREHYVGTWLPEPLMSDSPVSPEALLERVDDVSVAFMALLERLAPEARAAYLLREVFDADYGEVAEALGKTEPACRQIVHRAKTQLQDQRPRYTVARETQLRLLRGFADAAVRGEFGALKSMLAEDAQLIGDGGGIVPSFGVPLVGGQRIAQLYLATHLRFPGQVRFEVVVLNGQWGLLRFIDDTLESAQSLETDDERIVCIHSQRNPEKLMRIAAALGRELNVNTDLTRNVTTPPPQTS; translated from the coding sequence ATGAACGACAGCACCGACACCTTCAAGCGCCAGCGCCCCCGGCTGCAGGCCATCGCCTACCGCATGCTGGGCTCCTCGGCCGAGGCCGAGGAAGTGGTCCAGGACGCCTGGCTTCGCTGGCATGAGGCCGACCAGGCGAGCGTGGAGAACAGCGAGGCCTGGCTGGTGTCTGTCACCACACGCATTGCCATCGACCGGCTGCGCGCGGCCAAGATCCAGCGCGAACACTATGTCGGCACCTGGCTGCCGGAGCCGCTGATGAGCGACTCACCGGTTTCGCCGGAAGCCTTGCTGGAGCGTGTCGACGATGTGTCGGTCGCCTTCATGGCCCTGCTGGAGCGCCTGGCGCCCGAGGCCCGGGCCGCCTATCTCTTGCGCGAAGTCTTCGATGCCGACTACGGCGAGGTGGCCGAGGCGCTGGGCAAGACCGAGCCGGCCTGCCGCCAGATCGTGCACCGCGCCAAGACCCAGCTGCAGGACCAGCGGCCGCGCTACACGGTGGCGCGCGAAACCCAGCTGCGGCTGCTGCGCGGCTTTGCCGACGCCGCCGTGCGCGGCGAGTTTGGCGCGCTGAAGTCCATGCTGGCCGAGGATGCGCAGCTGATCGGCGACGGCGGGGGCATCGTGCCCAGCTTCGGCGTGCCTCTGGTCGGCGGCCAGCGCATTGCCCAGCTCTATCTGGCCACCCATCTGCGCTTTCCGGGCCAGGTGCGCTTCGAGGTGGTGGTGCTCAACGGCCAATGGGGCTTGCTGCGCTTCATTGACGACACGCTGGAGTCGGCGCAGTCGCTCGAAACCGATGACGAACGCATCGTCTGCATCCACTCGCAGCGCAATCCGGAGAAGCTGATGCGCATTGCCGCCGCGCTGGGCCGCGAGCTCAATGTCAATACCGATTTGACGCGCAATGTCACAACGCCGCCGCCTCAAACGTCTTGA
- a CDS encoding ABC transporter ATP-binding protein translates to MSDKKIVVTDIRKSFPANKGATLPVVGGISFTVADGEFVAIVGPSGCGKSTLMNIIAGFERPDSGSVKVDGREQLEPSPKGIVISQHGSVFPWLTVRQNLMFGLNGDEHGDKAALADHYAEMVGLKGFESAYPHELSGGMLKRAELARAFVVKPEILYMDEPFSALDALMNMRMRTELLRILGEERHTVLLITHDVEEAIYMADRVLVLSPRPTTIQASFRVDMPHPRRLSSPQLQALRESILKELGL, encoded by the coding sequence ATGTCCGATAAGAAGATCGTCGTCACCGACATCAGGAAAAGCTTCCCCGCCAACAAGGGCGCCACGCTGCCGGTGGTCGGCGGCATCAGCTTCACCGTGGCCGATGGCGAGTTCGTCGCCATCGTCGGCCCCTCGGGCTGCGGCAAGTCCACCCTGATGAACATCATTGCCGGCTTCGAACGGCCCGATTCGGGTTCGGTCAAGGTCGACGGCAGGGAGCAGTTGGAGCCAAGCCCCAAGGGCATCGTGATCTCGCAGCATGGCTCGGTGTTTCCGTGGCTGACGGTGCGCCAGAACCTGATGTTCGGGCTCAATGGAGACGAACATGGCGACAAGGCCGCGCTGGCCGACCACTATGCGGAGATGGTGGGCCTGAAAGGCTTCGAATCAGCCTACCCGCACGAGCTGTCGGGCGGCATGCTGAAGCGCGCCGAACTCGCACGCGCCTTCGTCGTCAAGCCCGAAATCCTCTATATGGACGAGCCCTTCTCGGCGCTGGACGCGCTGATGAATATGCGCATGCGCACCGAGCTCTTGCGCATCCTCGGCGAAGAGCGGCACACGGTGCTCTTGATCACCCACGACGTCGAGGAGGCCATCTACATGGCCGACCGCGTGCTGGTGCTCTCGCCCCGGCCGACGACGATACAGGCCAGCTTCCGGGTGGACATGCCGCATCCGCGCAGGCTGTCCAGCCCGCAGCTGCAGGCCCTGCGCGAGTCCATACTGAAGGAATTGGGGCTCTAG
- a CDS encoding ABC transporter permease gives MKERLSKILPPLVVMALVIAVWWAVVVKTESAIFPTPWQVVTGTLELAEDGTLWEHIGASLFRVGTGFGLALLVAVPLGLWMGWVGGAYRTFNPIFQMLRPISPIAWIPLAILWFGVGDVSPIFLIFISSVFPMIVQTTSGVHTIERRYLRAAANFGVSRSVLFRQVVIPAVLPEIIIGMRIGIGVAWLVVVAAEMIALRSGLGYLIMDSRNAGNRYDLVIASMIIIGIIGLLLDGITRLLERLKTVKWRYVR, from the coding sequence GTGAAGGAGAGACTGAGCAAGATACTGCCACCGCTGGTAGTGATGGCCCTGGTCATCGCCGTCTGGTGGGCGGTGGTGGTGAAGACCGAGAGTGCCATCTTCCCGACGCCGTGGCAGGTGGTCACCGGCACGCTGGAGCTGGCCGAGGACGGTACGCTATGGGAGCATATTGGCGCCTCGCTGTTCCGCGTCGGCACCGGCTTTGGTTTGGCCCTGCTGGTGGCCGTGCCGCTCGGTCTGTGGATGGGCTGGGTGGGCGGCGCCTACCGCACCTTCAACCCGATCTTCCAGATGCTGCGGCCGATCTCGCCCATCGCCTGGATACCGCTGGCCATACTCTGGTTCGGCGTCGGCGATGTGTCGCCGATCTTCCTGATCTTCATCTCCTCGGTGTTCCCTATGATTGTGCAGACGACCTCGGGCGTGCACACCATCGAGCGCCGCTATCTGCGCGCGGCGGCCAATTTCGGCGTGTCGCGCAGCGTGCTGTTCCGCCAGGTGGTGATACCCGCCGTGCTGCCCGAAATCATCATCGGTATGCGCATAGGCATAGGCGTGGCCTGGCTGGTGGTGGTGGCGGCCGAGATGATTGCGCTGCGCTCGGGCCTGGGCTATCTGATCATGGACTCGCGCAATGCCGGCAACAGATACGACCTGGTCATTGCCAGCATGATCATCATCGGCATCATCGGCCTGCTGCTCGACGGCATCACGCGCCTGCTCGAACGACTCAAAACGGTGAAGTGGCGCTATGTCCGATAA
- a CDS encoding SCO family protein, producing the protein MKRLPALLLSLLLASLAAAAPTAPQLKAGVFEPPYPAPEFALQGSDGAELKLARYRGKLVLLVFGFTNCPEVCPTTLATLAQARKGLGPEAAAVQVVYVTVDPERDNAARIKSYLAAFDPSFIGGTAKPDTLAGVRKSYGVVATKLAHPAGDPSGYGMNHSTSVYLIDREGRLRAMMPYGREAKDFVHDLKLLLAAK; encoded by the coding sequence GTGAAACGCCTTCCTGCCCTGCTGCTGTCGCTGCTGCTGGCCAGCCTCGCTGCGGCCGCACCCACAGCACCGCAGCTGAAAGCCGGCGTGTTCGAGCCCCCCTACCCTGCGCCCGAGTTCGCGCTTCAGGGTTCGGACGGTGCCGAGCTGAAACTGGCTCGCTACCGAGGCAAGCTGGTGCTGCTGGTGTTCGGCTTCACGAACTGCCCCGAGGTCTGCCCCACCACCCTGGCCACGCTCGCCCAGGCGCGCAAGGGGCTGGGGCCCGAGGCAGCAGCCGTGCAGGTGGTCTATGTCACGGTGGACCCGGAGCGCGACAACGCCGCCCGCATCAAGAGCTATCTGGCGGCCTTCGACCCCAGCTTCATCGGCGGCACGGCCAAGCCCGACACCCTGGCCGGTGTGCGCAAGAGCTATGGCGTGGTGGCCACCAAGCTGGCCCATCCGGCTGGCGACCCCAGCGGCTATGGCATGAACCACTCGACCTCGGTCTATCTGATCGACCGCGAGGGCCGGCTGCGCGCGATGATGCCCTATGGCCGCGAGGCCAAGGACTTTGTCCACGACCTCAAGCTGCTGCTGGCTGCGAAGTGA
- a CDS encoding ABC transporter substrate-binding protein encodes MSANSPEHLSSLDRRRVLRGAFATALPALGLPAATTATAATAPLLVGGLPVTCNLTLPVACVAKATANAADKSGAPRFEYEYSKYNGWPEIKESLMTGRIQAAYMLAPLVMDLADKKIPVKIVSLGHRSGAVIMVRTDSPYKKFKDLTGKRIAIPSRFAVDFLFLRKMLAQEGMTPKEIQIVEMPPPDMPAALYAKAVDAYCTGEPFGAAAQRAGYARALRMTRDEWRNYICCVLTVREELIKDNRPLVQDLVNHVLGAGQWLDQQQENRNKAVTIAAGRKFFNQDPNIIKFVMENPTDRVTYGDLRMIRSEFEELMQLSIEAGTIKAPVAYEKYMDESFAKAARAATIPL; translated from the coding sequence ATGAGTGCCAACTCACCCGAACACCTCTCGAGCCTGGATCGCAGGCGGGTGCTTCGCGGAGCCTTTGCCACCGCCCTGCCCGCGCTTGGCCTGCCTGCTGCCACCACAGCCACCGCTGCTACCGCGCCGCTGCTCGTCGGTGGTCTGCCCGTGACCTGCAATCTGACCCTGCCGGTGGCCTGCGTGGCCAAGGCCACCGCCAATGCGGCCGACAAGAGCGGAGCACCCAGGTTCGAATACGAATACAGCAAGTACAACGGCTGGCCAGAGATCAAGGAGTCCTTGATGACCGGCCGCATCCAGGCCGCCTACATGCTGGCGCCGCTGGTGATGGACCTGGCGGACAAAAAGATCCCGGTCAAGATCGTCTCGCTGGGCCATCGCTCGGGCGCGGTGATCATGGTGCGCACCGACTCGCCGTACAAGAAGTTCAAGGACCTGACAGGCAAACGCATCGCCATCCCCAGCCGCTTTGCGGTGGACTTTCTGTTCCTGCGCAAGATGCTGGCCCAGGAAGGCATGACGCCCAAGGAGATACAGATCGTCGAGATGCCCCCGCCCGATATGCCGGCCGCGCTGTATGCCAAGGCAGTGGACGCCTACTGCACCGGCGAGCCCTTTGGCGCCGCCGCACAGCGGGCCGGCTATGCGAGGGCGCTACGCATGACGCGCGACGAATGGCGCAACTACATCTGCTGCGTGCTGACCGTGCGCGAGGAGCTGATCAAGGACAACCGGCCGCTGGTGCAAGACCTGGTCAACCATGTGCTGGGCGCCGGCCAGTGGCTGGATCAGCAGCAGGAGAACCGCAACAAGGCGGTGACGATTGCCGCCGGCCGCAAGTTCTTCAACCAGGACCCCAACATCATCAAGTTCGTGATGGAGAACCCGACCGACCGCGTCACTTACGGCGATCTGCGCATGATCCGCTCCGAGTTCGAGGAACTGATGCAGCTGTCGATAGAGGCCGGCACGATCAAGGCCCCGGTGGCCTACGAGAAGTACATGGACGAAAGCTTTGCCAAGGCCGCTCGCGCGGCCACCATACCGCTGTGA
- a CDS encoding polysaccharide deacetylase family protein: protein MKRVVALLLSLGMAQAGHTEGFKWPGGAKAAVSLSYDDALNSQLDNALPALNAHGLKATFYLTLASEVVAKRLPEWRRAAAQGHELGNHTLYHPCSRSKPGRDWVAPHRDLDKISVTQLREEIVLANAYLQAIDGRTERTFTAPCVDLLAAGQPYLPSIRSEFVAIKASDGGVAPDMAMLDPYNIGTAGPEGVSGEALIAIVKEAAAKGTLASITFHGIGGDYLTVSKEAHEALLKHLAANTKDYWVDSFVNIMGYVASTRKR, encoded by the coding sequence ATGAAGAGGGTTGTTGCCCTGCTGTTGTCCTTGGGCATGGCTCAAGCCGGCCACACGGAAGGCTTCAAATGGCCCGGCGGCGCCAAGGCCGCCGTCAGCCTGTCCTACGACGACGCGCTGAACTCGCAGCTCGACAATGCGCTGCCTGCGCTGAACGCCCATGGCCTGAAGGCTACCTTCTACCTGACGCTGGCCAGCGAGGTGGTGGCCAAGCGCCTGCCCGAATGGCGCCGCGCCGCGGCCCAGGGCCACGAACTGGGCAACCACACGCTGTACCACCCCTGCTCGCGCTCCAAGCCCGGCCGCGACTGGGTCGCACCGCACCGCGACCTGGACAAGATCAGCGTCACCCAGCTGCGCGAGGAGATCGTGCTCGCCAATGCCTATCTGCAGGCCATCGACGGCCGGACCGAACGCACCTTCACCGCCCCCTGCGTCGATCTGCTGGCCGCGGGCCAGCCCTATCTGCCGTCGATCCGCTCCGAGTTCGTGGCCATCAAGGCAAGCGATGGCGGTGTCGCACCCGACATGGCCATGCTGGACCCCTACAACATCGGCACCGCAGGTCCGGAAGGCGTCAGCGGCGAGGCCCTGATCGCCATCGTCAAAGAGGCCGCGGCCAAGGGCACGCTGGCCAGCATCACCTTCCACGGCATCGGCGGCGACTACCTGACCGTATCGAAAGAGGCCCATGAGGCCCTGCTCAAGCACCTGGCCGCGAACACCAAGGACTACTGGGTGGACAGCTTTGTCAACATCATGGGCTACGTGGCATCCACGCGCAAACGCTGA
- a CDS encoding ABC transporter ATP-binding protein, with product MGQVSLRGLRKSYDKAEVIKGVDLEVRDGEFMVFVGPSGCGKSTTLRMIAGLEDITSGEILIDGLRANDQHPAERGAAMVFQSYALYPHMTVAENMGFALKMAGQSRTQRDEQVGRAAEILRITDLLGRYPKELSGGQRQRVAIGRAIVRKPKVFLFDEPLSNLDAALRVNMRIELTKLHEQLGTTMIYVTHDQVEAMTMGDRIAVFHEGRIEQLGAPMELYQRPANEFVAAFIGAPRINFVDRPATNASAEHQALWQLLSQAAGEHAQRIGLRAEHLHLHLAPAGQGIAATVELAEHLGDTSIIYLRVAGIPELLTAKVANGAGSLHVGSAVGLAPDPAWALGFDAAGCLLG from the coding sequence ATGGGCCAGGTATCACTGCGCGGCCTGCGCAAGAGCTACGACAAGGCCGAGGTCATCAAGGGCGTGGACCTGGAGGTGCGCGACGGCGAATTCATGGTCTTCGTCGGCCCGTCCGGCTGCGGCAAATCCACCACCCTGCGCATGATCGCCGGGCTGGAAGACATCACCAGCGGCGAGATCCTGATCGACGGCCTGCGCGCCAACGACCAGCATCCGGCCGAGCGCGGTGCAGCCATGGTGTTCCAGAGCTATGCGCTCTATCCCCACATGACCGTGGCCGAGAACATGGGCTTTGCGCTGAAGATGGCCGGCCAGTCGCGGACCCAGCGCGACGAGCAGGTCGGCCGCGCGGCCGAGATCCTGCGCATCACCGATCTGCTGGGCCGCTATCCGAAGGAGCTGTCCGGTGGCCAGCGCCAGCGCGTGGCCATTGGCCGGGCCATCGTGCGCAAGCCCAAGGTTTTTCTGTTTGACGAACCGCTGTCGAATCTGGATGCCGCGCTGCGCGTGAACATGCGCATCGAGCTGACCAAGCTGCACGAGCAACTGGGCACGACGATGATTTACGTCACCCACGACCAGGTCGAGGCGATGACCATGGGCGATCGCATTGCGGTGTTCCACGAGGGCCGCATCGAGCAGCTGGGTGCGCCGATGGAGTTGTACCAACGCCCGGCCAATGAATTTGTCGCCGCCTTCATCGGTGCGCCGCGCATCAACTTCGTTGACAGGCCCGCGACCAATGCCTCGGCCGAGCATCAGGCGCTGTGGCAGCTGCTGAGCCAGGCGGCCGGCGAGCACGCCCAGCGCATAGGCCTGCGCGCAGAGCATCTGCATCTGCATCTGGCTCCAGCCGGCCAGGGCATTGCCGCCACCGTGGAGCTGGCCGAACATCTGGGCGATACGTCCATCATCTATCTGCGCGTGGCCGGAATTCCCGAGCTGCTGACGGCCAAGGTGGCCAATGGCGCCGGCTCGCTGCATGTCGGCAGCGCCGTCGGCCTGGCACCCGACCCGGCCTGGGCGCTGGGCTTCGACGCGGCAGGGTGCTTGCTCGGATGA
- a CDS encoding GH1 family beta-glucosidase: MNTTSMHFPPNFVWGVATSAFQIEGASAEDGKGPSIWDSFCRQPGVIADGSNGDIACDHYHRWEADLDMIAGLGVDAYRFSVSWPRVRPTGSGDWNEAGLAFYERLVDGLLARGIQPYLTLNHWDLPEALQAGGGWANRDTVARFVEYALGIHARLGDRVVSIATHNEPWVMAHLGHDAGVFAPGIKHRATAMQVSHHLLLSHGLALQALRAAGCKASLGIVLNLSPMHAATDSAADQAKMTLEDGQLLRWYLDPLFKASYPQDVLEHLGADAPKVEAGDMAHIATAMDFMGVNYYSRSVVSAGAPWDVMSSGREITDMGWEVYPEGLTELLVRLHRDYHVPPLFVTENGGAFKDELVDGRVHDEGRTRYIAQHIEAVAEAMRQGVNMGGYMVWSLMDNFEWASGYEKRFGIVHVDYATQQRTLKDSARWYQGFLQKQQKQGG; encoded by the coding sequence ATGAACACAACAAGCATGCACTTCCCTCCGAACTTCGTCTGGGGCGTGGCCACCAGCGCCTTCCAGATCGAGGGCGCCAGCGCCGAAGACGGCAAGGGCCCGTCGATCTGGGACAGCTTCTGCCGCCAGCCCGGCGTGATCGCCGACGGCAGCAATGGCGACATAGCCTGCGACCACTACCACCGCTGGGAAGCCGACCTGGACATGATTGCCGGCCTCGGCGTCGACGCCTACCGCTTCTCGGTCTCCTGGCCCCGCGTGCGCCCCACCGGCAGCGGCGACTGGAACGAGGCCGGCCTGGCCTTCTACGAGCGCCTGGTCGATGGCCTGCTGGCGCGCGGCATCCAGCCCTATCTGACGCTCAACCATTGGGACCTGCCAGAGGCGCTGCAGGCCGGCGGCGGCTGGGCCAATCGCGACACGGTGGCCCGCTTCGTCGAATACGCGCTCGGCATCCATGCCCGCCTGGGCGACCGCGTGGTCTCGATTGCCACCCACAACGAGCCCTGGGTGATGGCCCATCTGGGGCATGACGCCGGTGTGTTCGCGCCGGGCATCAAGCACCGCGCCACGGCGATGCAGGTCTCGCACCATCTGCTGCTGAGCCACGGCCTGGCGCTGCAGGCGCTGCGCGCGGCCGGCTGCAAGGCGAGCCTCGGTATCGTGCTGAATCTTTCGCCCATGCATGCCGCCACCGACTCGGCCGCCGACCAGGCCAAGATGACCTTGGAAGACGGCCAGCTGCTGCGCTGGTATCTGGACCCGCTGTTCAAGGCGAGCTATCCGCAGGATGTGCTCGAGCACCTGGGCGCCGACGCACCCAAGGTCGAGGCCGGTGACATGGCGCACATCGCCACCGCGATGGACTTCATGGGCGTCAACTACTACTCGCGCTCGGTGGTCAGCGCCGGCGCACCCTGGGACGTCATGAGCAGCGGCCGCGAGATCACCGACATGGGCTGGGAGGTCTATCCCGAGGGCCTGACCGAGCTGCTGGTGCGCCTGCACCGCGACTACCACGTGCCGCCGCTGTTCGTGACCGAGAACGGCGGCGCCTTCAAGGACGAGCTGGTCGATGGCCGCGTCCACGATGAGGGCCGCACCCGCTACATTGCCCAGCATATCGAGGCCGTGGCCGAGGCGATGCGCCAGGGCGTGAACATGGGCGGCTATATGGTCTGGAGCCTGATGGACAATTTCGAATGGGCCTCGGGTTACGAAAAGCGCTTCGGCATCGTCCATGTGGACTACGCCACCCAGCAGCGCACTCTGAAGGACAGCGCCCGCTGGTACCAGGGCTTTCTGCAGAAACAACAAAAGCAAGGCGGTTGA